One Janthinobacterium sp. TB1-E2 genomic region harbors:
- a CDS encoding NAD(P)/FAD-dependent oxidoreductase codes for MNPPAKATARPSLIVVGNGMAGMRTVEELLKLAPDLYDITVFGAEPHGNYNRILLSPVLAGEKSVDDIMLHTRDWYAQHGITLHAGDPVVRIDRKARTVQSLSGITVAYDRLLLATGSTPFIVPVPGHDLPGVIGFRDISDVDTMLQAARTHRHAVVIGGGLLGLEAANGLQRQGMDVTVVHMSGALMNQQLDAPASMLLKTALEARGLRFLMHAQTAEILGSDRVQGVRFADGTSIPADLVVMTAGVRPNIALAQAAGLHCERAIVVDDCLQSYDPRVYAVGECVQHRRATFGLVAPIWEQARVCGAHLAGAGHRRYVQQASATKLKVTGIDLYSAGDIIGGEGSEDLVLRDPRRGVYKRLVVQGSRLAGAVLYGDVQDGPWYFDLIQQRRDISKLRAHLLFGQALCAQAA; via the coding sequence GTGAATCCGCCAGCCAAGGCCACTGCGCGTCCCTCGCTCATCGTCGTCGGCAACGGCATGGCCGGCATGCGCACGGTCGAGGAACTATTGAAGCTGGCGCCGGACCTGTACGACATCACCGTGTTCGGCGCCGAACCGCACGGCAATTACAACCGCATTTTGCTGTCGCCCGTGCTGGCCGGCGAAAAGTCGGTGGATGACATCATGCTGCACACGCGCGACTGGTATGCGCAGCACGGCATCACCCTGCACGCGGGCGACCCCGTTGTGCGCATCGACCGCAAGGCGCGCACCGTGCAATCGCTGTCCGGCATCACGGTCGCCTATGACCGCCTGCTGCTGGCCACCGGTTCCACGCCGTTCATCGTGCCCGTGCCCGGGCATGATCTGCCGGGCGTGATCGGTTTTCGCGATATCAGCGACGTCGACACCATGCTGCAGGCGGCGCGCACGCACCGCCACGCGGTGGTCATCGGCGGCGGCTTGCTGGGACTGGAAGCGGCCAACGGCTTGCAGCGCCAGGGCATGGACGTCACCGTCGTGCACATGAGCGGCGCCCTGATGAATCAGCAGCTGGACGCACCCGCGTCGATGCTGCTGAAAACGGCGCTGGAAGCGCGCGGCCTGCGGTTTTTGATGCACGCGCAGACGGCGGAAATCCTCGGCAGCGATCGGGTGCAAGGCGTGCGTTTTGCCGATGGCACGTCGATCCCCGCCGACCTGGTGGTGATGACGGCCGGCGTGCGCCCCAACATCGCGCTGGCGCAAGCGGCCGGCCTGCACTGCGAACGGGCCATCGTCGTCGACGATTGCCTGCAAAGCTACGACCCGCGCGTGTACGCCGTGGGCGAATGCGTGCAGCACCGGCGCGCCACGTTTGGCCTCGTCGCGCCCATCTGGGAGCAGGCGCGCGTGTGCGGCGCCCACCTGGCCGGCGCAGGGCATCGCCGCTACGTGCAGCAGGCCAGCGCCACCAAATTGAAAGTGACGGGCATCGACCTGTATTCGGCCGGCGACATCATCGGCGGCGAGGGCAGCGAAGACCTGGTGCTGCGCGATCCGCGCCGCGGCGTCTACAAGCGCCTGGTGGTACAGGGCAGCCGCCTGGCCGGCGCCGTGCTGTATGGCGACGTGCAGGACGGCCCCTGGTATTTCGACCTGATCCAGCAGCGCCGCGACATCAGCAAGCTGCGCGCCCATTTATTGTTTGGCCAGGCGCTGTGCGCCCAGGCCGCCTGA
- a CDS encoding RidA family protein, which produces MMKRDVVFPAGRQALYEQNRYSPAVRANGLLFVSGQVGSREDGTPEPGLDAQVRRAFDNLNAILHAAGCTFDDAQDVTIFIVDPQANFQRIWDIVQAEYWGQAPHPTVTAVGVTWLYGFQFEIKVVAKLPG; this is translated from the coding sequence CTGATGAAACGCGACGTCGTATTCCCTGCGGGCCGCCAAGCCCTGTATGAACAGAACCGCTATTCCCCTGCCGTGCGCGCCAACGGCCTGCTGTTTGTCTCGGGACAGGTCGGCAGCCGCGAAGATGGCACGCCCGAACCCGGGCTCGACGCCCAGGTCCGGCGCGCCTTCGACAACCTGAACGCCATCTTGCACGCCGCCGGCTGCACCTTCGACGACGCGCAGGACGTGACCATTTTTATCGTCGACCCGCAGGCTAACTTCCAGCGCATCTGGGATATCGTGCAGGCAGAGTATTGGGGCCAGGCGCCGCACCCGACGGTCACGGCCGTTGGTGTGACGTGGCTGTATGGTTTCCAGTTCGAGATCAAGGTGGTGGCCAAGCTGCCGGGCTAG
- the nirB gene encoding nitrite reductase large subunit NirB — translation MTHPLNIVVLGHGMVGHKFLERLALENAPHLSVTVLCEEPRPAYDRVHLSEFFSGKSADDLSLVAPGFFDKGNVVLKLNARAVSIDRVAKTVTASTGEVLAYDKLVFATGSTPFVPPLPGKERDGCFVYRTIEDLEAMLAWGGKSKTGVVIGGGLLGLECAKALRDLKLDTHVVEFAPRLMAVQVDEGGARVLRRKIEELGVTVHTQKNTLAIVDGEEATHRMQFADGSHLEADMIVFSAGIRPRDELARACGLDVGPRGGIAIDDSCVTSDPDIYAIGECALWGGLVFGLVAPGYEMARIAARHLLQEEGEASFKGADMSTKLKLMGVDVASLGDPHGNAPGSRSYQFMDERKQIYKKIVVSDCGKYLLGGVMVGDASEYGTLLQMMLNKIELPASPEFLILPQADGQQKVGLGVDALPESAQICSCNDVSKGALCAAVAEGATTIGALKSCTKAGTACGGCVPLVTQIMKAEMQKQGLMVNNHVCEHFAYSRQELHHLVRVGKIRSFGALLSAHGQGLGCDVCKPVAANILASCWNDFVLSPVHASLQDSNDYFLGNIQKDGTYSVVPRMPGGEVTADGLIAVGMVAKKYGLYTKITGGQRVDLFGARVDQLPAIWEELIAAGFESGHAYGKSLRTVKSCVGSTWCRYGVADSVGFAIELENRYKGLRTPHKIKFGVSGCTRECAEAQGKDIGLIATEKGWNLYVCGNGGMKPRHAELIASDLDEATLVRYVDRFLMFYVRTADRLQRTSVWRDNLEGGLDYLKRVIIDDSLGIAHELEADMQHVVDTYACEWKEAVSNPAVRQRFRHFVNSEKSDENVVFVEERGQIRPATELERRSTVIPILAVEA, via the coding sequence ATGACTCACCCTTTGAACATCGTCGTCCTTGGCCATGGCATGGTCGGGCATAAATTCCTCGAACGCCTGGCATTGGAAAACGCGCCGCACCTGTCCGTGACGGTCTTGTGCGAAGAGCCGCGCCCCGCCTACGACAGGGTGCACCTGTCCGAATTTTTCAGCGGCAAATCGGCCGACGACCTGTCGCTGGTGGCGCCCGGCTTCTTCGACAAGGGCAACGTCGTCCTGAAACTCAATGCGCGCGCCGTGTCCATCGACCGCGTGGCGAAAACCGTCACGGCCAGCACCGGTGAAGTGCTGGCCTACGACAAGCTGGTGTTCGCCACCGGCTCGACGCCGTTCGTGCCGCCGCTGCCGGGCAAGGAGCGCGATGGCTGCTTCGTCTACCGCACCATCGAAGACCTGGAAGCCATGCTGGCCTGGGGGGGCAAATCCAAAACTGGCGTGGTGATCGGTGGCGGGCTGCTGGGTCTCGAATGCGCGAAAGCCTTACGCGATTTGAAACTCGATACCCACGTGGTGGAATTCGCGCCGCGCCTGATGGCCGTGCAGGTCGATGAAGGCGGCGCGCGCGTCCTGCGCCGCAAGATCGAAGAGCTGGGCGTGACCGTGCACACGCAAAAAAATACGCTGGCCATCGTCGACGGCGAAGAAGCCACGCACCGCATGCAGTTCGCCGACGGCAGCCACCTGGAAGCGGACATGATCGTCTTCTCGGCCGGCATCCGTCCGCGCGACGAACTGGCGCGCGCCTGCGGCCTGGACGTGGGCCCGCGCGGCGGCATCGCCATCGACGACAGCTGCGTCACCTCCGACCCTGACATCTATGCGATCGGCGAATGCGCACTGTGGGGCGGCCTGGTCTTCGGCCTAGTGGCGCCCGGCTACGAAATGGCCCGCATCGCGGCGCGCCACCTGTTGCAGGAAGAGGGCGAAGCATCGTTCAAGGGTGCCGACATGAGCACGAAGCTCAAACTGATGGGCGTGGATGTGGCCAGCCTCGGCGACCCGCACGGCAATGCGCCGGGCAGCCGCTCCTACCAGTTCATGGATGAGCGCAAGCAGATCTACAAGAAAATCGTCGTTTCCGATTGCGGCAAATACCTGCTTGGCGGCGTGATGGTGGGCGACGCCAGCGAATACGGCACCTTGCTGCAGATGATGCTCAACAAGATCGAGCTGCCGGCATCCCCCGAGTTCCTGATCCTGCCACAGGCCGATGGCCAGCAAAAGGTGGGCCTGGGCGTGGATGCCTTGCCCGAGTCGGCGCAAATCTGCTCATGCAACGACGTGTCGAAAGGCGCGCTGTGCGCGGCCGTCGCCGAGGGCGCCACCACCATCGGCGCCCTGAAAAGCTGCACCAAGGCGGGCACCGCGTGCGGCGGCTGCGTGCCGCTGGTCACGCAGATCATGAAGGCGGAAATGCAGAAGCAGGGCCTGATGGTGAACAACCACGTGTGCGAGCACTTTGCGTACTCGCGCCAGGAATTGCACCACCTGGTCCGCGTGGGCAAAATCCGCAGCTTCGGCGCGCTGCTGTCCGCGCATGGCCAGGGCCTCGGTTGCGACGTGTGCAAGCCCGTGGCGGCGAATATCCTCGCCTCGTGCTGGAACGATTTCGTGCTCTCTCCCGTGCACGCCAGCCTGCAGGACAGCAATGACTACTTCCTCGGCAATATCCAGAAGGATGGCACGTATTCCGTCGTGCCGCGCATGCCGGGCGGTGAAGTGACGGCCGACGGCTTGATCGCCGTGGGCATGGTGGCGAAAAAATATGGTCTCTATACGAAGATCACGGGCGGCCAGCGGGTCGACCTGTTCGGCGCGCGCGTCGATCAGTTGCCGGCCATCTGGGAAGAACTGATCGCGGCCGGCTTCGAGTCGGGCCACGCCTACGGCAAGTCGCTGCGCACGGTGAAATCGTGCGTCGGCTCCACCTGGTGCCGCTATGGGGTGGCCGACAGCGTGGGCTTTGCCATCGAGCTGGAAAACCGCTACAAGGGCTTGCGCACGCCGCACAAGATCAAGTTCGGCGTCTCCGGCTGCACGCGCGAATGCGCCGAGGCGCAGGGCAAGGACATCGGCCTGATCGCCACGGAAAAGGGCTGGAACCTGTACGTGTGCGGCAATGGCGGCATGAAGCCGCGCCATGCGGAACTGATCGCCTCCGATCTCGATGAAGCCACCTTGGTGCGCTATGTCGACCGCTTCCTGATGTTTTACGTGCGCACGGCCGACCGCCTGCAGCGCACCAGCGTATGGCGCGACAACCTGGAAGGGGGCCTCGATTACCTCAAGCGCGTCATCATCGACGACAGCCTGGGCATCGCCCACGAGCTGGAAGCGGACATGCAGCACGTGGTCGACACCTATGCCTGCGAGTGGAAGGAAGCCGTTTCCAACCCCGCCGTGCGCCAGCGCTTCCGCCATTTCGTCAACAGCGAGAAGAGCGATGAAAACGTGGTGTTCGTCGAAGAGCGGGGGCAGATCCGGCCCGCCACCGAACTGGAACGCCGCAGCACCGTGATCCCCATCCTTGCCGTGGAGGCGTGA
- the nirD gene encoding nitrite reductase small subunit NirD, whose protein sequence is MNELSGATADNWVAICPLADIVPDTGVCALLGGRHVAVFRVGDAAPRVYAIDNIDPNAGASVLSRGLVGSIGERVVVASPIYKQHFDLASGECIEAPEHSVAAWPARVFADMVWVAL, encoded by the coding sequence ATGAATGAACTTTCCGGCGCCACCGCCGACAACTGGGTAGCCATCTGTCCCTTGGCCGACATCGTGCCCGACACGGGCGTGTGCGCGTTGCTGGGTGGCCGCCACGTGGCCGTGTTCCGCGTCGGCGATGCGGCGCCGCGTGTGTACGCCATCGACAATATCGACCCGAATGCGGGTGCCTCCGTGCTGTCGCGGGGTCTCGTCGGCAGCATCGGCGAGCGCGTCGTCGTCGCCTCGCCCATCTACAAGCAGCACTTCGACCTGGCCAGCGGCGAGTGCATCGAAGCGCCCGAGCATTCGGTCGCCGCCTGGCCCGCGCGCGTGTTTGCCGACATGGTGTGGGTGGCCCTGTGA
- a CDS encoding LysR family transcriptional regulator: MDRFDAMKAFVRVVETGSFTRAAATLHMSRTTVTQLVQQLEARLRLKLLNRTTRKVNVTADGAAYYERIVQVLDTLEEIETSLPHAAALPRGQLRVDVPSPLAALLLVPALPTFHALYPDIVLDMGASDRMVDVIADNVDCVIRGGDITDQSLMARKLANLPLGVYAAPAYLQRVGTPLHPLDLQDSAHRIVRFRWGRSGNGFPYVMHREGKSVKIHGQYVLSIDDGNAYLAAGVAGLGVLWLPDYMARPHVARGDLLPLFEAWTVDPMPLYLAYPPNRHVSKKLRVFIDWVAELMARHSARATAITAAD; the protein is encoded by the coding sequence ATGGACAGGTTTGATGCGATGAAGGCGTTCGTACGGGTGGTCGAGACGGGCAGTTTTACGCGCGCGGCCGCGACCTTGCACATGAGCCGCACCACGGTGACGCAGCTGGTGCAACAGCTCGAGGCGCGCCTGCGCCTGAAACTGCTGAACCGCACCACGCGCAAGGTCAATGTGACGGCCGATGGCGCGGCCTATTACGAACGCATCGTGCAGGTGCTCGATACCCTGGAAGAAATCGAAACGAGCTTGCCGCATGCCGCCGCCTTGCCGCGGGGCCAGTTGCGGGTGGACGTGCCCAGTCCGCTCGCCGCCTTGCTGCTGGTGCCGGCGCTGCCCACGTTTCATGCGCTGTATCCCGATATCGTGCTCGACATGGGCGCCAGCGACCGCATGGTCGACGTGATCGCCGACAATGTCGATTGCGTGATACGCGGCGGTGACATCACCGACCAGTCGCTGATGGCGCGCAAGCTCGCCAACTTGCCACTGGGCGTGTATGCGGCACCGGCCTACCTGCAACGGGTGGGCACGCCCTTGCATCCGCTGGACTTGCAGGACAGCGCGCACCGCATCGTGCGCTTTCGCTGGGGACGCAGCGGCAACGGTTTTCCCTACGTGATGCACCGCGAGGGCAAGAGCGTCAAGATCCATGGCCAGTATGTGTTGTCGATCGACGACGGCAACGCCTATCTGGCGGCCGGGGTGGCGGGGCTGGGCGTGCTGTGGCTGCCCGATTATATGGCGCGCCCGCACGTGGCCAGGGGCGACCTGCTGCCGTTGTTCGAAGCATGGACGGTCGATCCCATGCCGCTCTATCTCGCCTATCCGCCGAACCGCCATGTCAGCAAGAAACTACGCGTCTTTATCGACTGGGTGGCCGAATTGATGGCCCGGCATTCCGCCCGCGCTACCGCCATCACGGCAGCTGATTGA
- a CDS encoding CehA/McbA family metallohydrolase: MTWSNTAAAQETKEHSELDATVVAPFHAARGERVTQARTFVVRLTYPDEGRSHAVRWTLTLSGPGPQGAVLRRWSGTEQVGANGKSVNLPWDGRADADARERRVLAQDGLYQLRLLAVADAGTPREAQVEQQWPIQVQRGASTAPMVRAFQAGLQQLPGLEGQPGYRIVYANLHSQTRHSDGGAALDACHGAQDPQTAPYGPIDAYKYAQEHGLDVLLTSEHNHMYDGSDGTNSTATPAEAIALYQTGLAEAAAYTAAHPGFLALYGMEWGVINKGGHLNIINSEQLLGWEKNAGGELLADVETPKGDYAGLYTLMRERGWIGQFNHPAQTGQFLVNEQPLGYTPDGDVAMVLCEVMNTSAFSTNDQETESRRSNYEAACNRALAAGYHVAFSSNQDNHCANWGASYGNRTAVLVASPAAGTPVSRDSFLDALRARRVYATMDKHAQLLFTANGKLMGERFDNRGPLRLATSFSNSAGRQAAAIAILHGVPGGNGSVTQVSDQAELTITPAPGPHFYYARLTQDDGNIVWSAPVWVNQLP, encoded by the coding sequence ATGACATGGAGTAACACTGCCGCCGCGCAAGAGACTAAGGAACACAGCGAGCTTGATGCCACCGTTGTCGCGCCCTTTCACGCCGCGCGCGGTGAGCGTGTCACGCAGGCGCGTACATTTGTCGTGCGGCTCACCTATCCCGACGAAGGCCGCAGCCATGCCGTGCGCTGGACCTTGACACTATCGGGTCCCGGCCCGCAAGGCGCCGTGCTGCGGCGCTGGTCGGGCACGGAACAGGTGGGGGCCAACGGCAAGAGCGTGAACTTGCCCTGGGATGGCCGCGCCGACGCCGATGCGCGCGAACGGAGGGTGCTGGCACAGGACGGCTTGTATCAGTTACGCCTGCTGGCGGTGGCCGATGCCGGCACGCCGCGGGAAGCGCAGGTGGAACAGCAGTGGCCCATCCAGGTGCAGCGCGGTGCAAGCACGGCGCCCATGGTGCGCGCCTTCCAGGCCGGCCTGCAGCAACTGCCCGGCCTGGAAGGCCAGCCCGGCTACCGCATCGTCTACGCCAACCTGCACAGCCAGACGCGCCACAGCGATGGCGGCGCGGCGCTCGACGCCTGCCATGGCGCGCAAGACCCGCAAACGGCGCCCTACGGCCCCATCGATGCCTACAAGTATGCGCAAGAACACGGGCTCGACGTCCTGCTGACATCCGAGCACAACCATATGTACGACGGTTCGGACGGCACGAATAGCACTGCCACCCCTGCCGAAGCGATCGCGCTGTACCAGACGGGGCTGGCTGAAGCGGCCGCTTACACTGCCGCCCATCCCGGTTTCCTGGCCCTGTACGGCATGGAATGGGGCGTCATCAACAAGGGTGGCCACCTGAATATCATCAATAGCGAGCAGTTGCTGGGCTGGGAAAAAAATGCCGGCGGGGAACTGCTGGCCGACGTGGAGACGCCGAAGGGCGATTACGCGGGCCTGTACACGCTGATGCGCGAACGGGGCTGGATCGGGCAGTTCAACCATCCGGCCCAAACGGGCCAGTTTCTCGTCAATGAGCAGCCGCTCGGCTACACGCCGGACGGCGACGTGGCCATGGTGCTGTGCGAAGTCATGAATACGTCCGCGTTTTCCACGAACGATCAGGAAACGGAGAGCAGGCGCAGCAATTACGAGGCGGCCTGCAACCGGGCCCTGGCGGCCGGCTACCACGTGGCCTTCAGCAGCAACCAGGACAATCACTGCGCCAACTGGGGCGCGTCGTATGGCAACCGCACGGCCGTGCTGGTGGCCAGCCCGGCCGCCGGCACGCCCGTTTCACGCGACAGCTTCCTCGACGCGCTGCGCGCGCGCCGCGTCTACGCCACGATGGACAAGCATGCGCAACTGCTCTTCACGGCCAATGGCAAGCTGATGGGAGAGCGCTTCGACAACCGCGGTCCCTTGCGCCTGGCCACCAGCTTCAGCAACAGCGCCGGGAGGCAAGCGGCCGCCATCGCCATCCTCCACGGCGTACCGGGCGGCAACGGCTCCGTCACACAAGTATCGGACCAGGCCGAGCTCACCATCACGCCCGCGCCCGGCCCCCATTTCTATTACGCGCGGCTGACGCAGGATGACGGCAACATCGTCTGGTCGGCGCCCGTGTGGGTCAATCAGCTGCCGTGA
- a CDS encoding MFS transporter: MASQKATRIALFSLATPPMRAFHLTWMAFFVCFFAWFACAPLMPVIKGEFGLSLAQVANINIAAVAITILVRLIVGPLCDRYGPRKTYTGLLLLGAIPVLGVAASQSYESFLFFRLGIGAVGASFVITQYHTSVMFAPRVVGTANAAAAGWGNAGGGAAQALMPLLLGAVVMLGVSESMGWRVALLVPGVLMLVMAVLYWRYTQDCPEGNYSDLRAAGTAIEGGKKGGWDSFKAASTNYRVWLLFVTYGACFGIEIFIHNIAAVYYVDHFGLSLKSAGLAAGSFGLLALFARALGGWMSDKLALRGNLNSRVTLLFMLMIGEGVGLLWFAKVDSVTWAVIAMLVFGLFTHMACGATYALVPFIDSKALGGVAGIIGAGGNVGAVAAGFLMKGTGDIRQTLIILSALVVISALCAIAVRFTRAAAEPNMAAA, encoded by the coding sequence ATGGCCAGCCAAAAAGCAACGCGCATCGCGCTCTTCTCCCTCGCCACGCCGCCCATGCGCGCATTCCACCTGACGTGGATGGCATTTTTCGTGTGTTTCTTCGCCTGGTTCGCTTGCGCTCCCCTGATGCCTGTCATCAAGGGCGAGTTCGGCCTTTCCTTGGCGCAAGTGGCCAACATCAATATCGCGGCCGTCGCTATCACCATCCTCGTGCGCCTGATCGTCGGGCCATTGTGCGACCGCTACGGCCCGCGCAAGACTTACACGGGCTTGCTGCTGCTGGGCGCCATTCCCGTGCTGGGCGTGGCCGCGTCGCAAAGCTATGAAAGCTTTCTGTTCTTCCGTCTGGGCATCGGCGCCGTCGGCGCCAGCTTTGTCATCACGCAATATCACACCTCCGTGATGTTCGCCCCGCGCGTTGTCGGTACGGCGAATGCCGCCGCCGCCGGCTGGGGCAATGCGGGCGGCGGCGCGGCGCAGGCGCTGATGCCACTGCTGCTCGGTGCCGTGGTCATGCTGGGCGTGTCCGAATCGATGGGCTGGCGCGTGGCCCTGCTGGTGCCGGGCGTGCTGATGCTGGTGATGGCCGTTCTCTACTGGCGTTATACGCAGGATTGCCCTGAAGGCAATTACTCGGACTTGCGCGCCGCCGGCACCGCCATCGAAGGTGGCAAGAAGGGTGGCTGGGACAGCTTCAAGGCGGCCAGCACCAACTACCGCGTGTGGCTGCTGTTCGTCACCTATGGCGCCTGCTTCGGCATCGAAATTTTCATCCACAACATCGCCGCCGTGTACTACGTCGACCATTTCGGCCTGTCCTTGAAATCGGCCGGCCTGGCCGCCGGCAGCTTCGGCTTGCTGGCCCTGTTTGCCCGCGCCCTGGGTGGCTGGATGTCCGATAAACTGGCCCTGCGCGGCAACCTGAACAGCCGCGTGACCCTGCTGTTCATGCTGATGATCGGCGAAGGCGTGGGCCTGCTGTGGTTTGCCAAGGTCGACAGCGTCACCTGGGCCGTCATCGCCATGCTGGTCTTCGGCCTGTTCACCCACATGGCGTGCGGCGCCACCTACGCGCTGGTGCCTTTCATCGACAGCAAGGCGCTGGGCGGCGTGGCCGGCATCATCGGCGCGGGCGGCAACGTGGGCGCCGTGGCGGCCGGCTTCCTGATGAAGGGCACGGGCGACATCCGCCAGACATTGATCATCCTGAGCGCGCTGGTGGTGATCTCGGCCCTGTGCGCCATCGCCGTGCGTTTTACCCGTGCAGCGGCCGAACCGAACATGGCCGCGGCCTGA